The following proteins are co-located in the Armatimonadota bacterium genome:
- a CDS encoding phosphoglycerate mutase (2,3-diphosphoglycerate-independent), whose translation MSSGFDTPVARAVSEAYRRGEEDETMPGLHLVDAAGIPVGCMDDGDYVIFYNIRGEREVQLAQSLTQPGFSRFPTKDGMTVHMATMIRYAPEITEHVAFPPIGAITGTLSEAVSAAGLRQVKIAESEKAIHLTYFLNGKHANPWPGEEQVIIESNREVDDFDELPEMNVADVADAVIEKLADPSYDLIVANFANMDVVGHIEDREAVLSAIRAVDPQVKRVVDAALQAGVTALVTADHGSVEKWYYPEGAIDTGHTDSPVPFVVCGRGQVQLREGGDLTDVAPTVLTLLGAPVPTEMTGKPLFRAPSGSTGRVLLLIVDGWGLNDDAAANLITQAETPGLDGLLEQFPWTSLKASGSAAGMPEGTVGNSEAGHLHIGAGRCIPSDRLRIARAMDSGEYHDNPAFNWAIDGALREGKKLHLLGIISFFSSHGSVKYLEELLRLCARRKVPEVYVHGLLGRRGERPESGAAYVNDVERLCRELGTGKFVSVIGRHWALDREQHWDRVEMAYRLLAFGEGHPVPDVA comes from the coding sequence ATGAGTTCAGGTTTTGACACACCCGTCGCGCGGGCTGTGAGCGAGGCTTACCGCCGCGGTGAAGAGGACGAGACCATGCCCGGCCTGCACCTCGTGGATGCGGCCGGAATCCCCGTGGGCTGCATGGACGATGGTGACTATGTCATCTTCTATAACATCCGCGGGGAGCGCGAGGTCCAGCTTGCCCAGTCTCTGACCCAGCCCGGATTCAGCCGGTTCCCCACCAAAGACGGCATGACCGTCCACATGGCCACCATGATCCGGTATGCGCCGGAGATAACCGAGCATGTGGCCTTCCCCCCCATCGGAGCCATCACTGGGACACTGTCTGAAGCCGTGAGCGCCGCCGGACTGCGCCAGGTGAAGATCGCAGAGTCAGAGAAGGCCATCCACCTCACCTACTTCCTGAATGGCAAGCACGCAAACCCGTGGCCCGGCGAGGAACAGGTCATCATCGAGTCCAATCGCGAGGTCGATGACTTCGACGAATTACCCGAGATGAATGTCGCGGACGTCGCAGACGCAGTCATCGAGAAGCTCGCTGACCCGAGCTATGACCTAATCGTCGCCAACTTCGCGAACATGGACGTAGTGGGCCACATTGAGGACCGCGAGGCGGTTCTCAGCGCAATCCGCGCCGTGGACCCACAGGTGAAGCGGGTTGTGGATGCTGCGCTGCAGGCCGGTGTGACGGCGCTGGTCACCGCCGACCATGGAAGCGTGGAGAAGTGGTACTACCCCGAGGGCGCCATCGACACCGGGCACACCGACAGTCCGGTGCCCTTCGTGGTGTGCGGCCGGGGACAGGTCCAGCTTCGTGAAGGTGGCGACCTGACCGACGTGGCCCCAACGGTTCTCACCCTGCTCGGCGCGCCGGTGCCGACGGAGATGACCGGCAAGCCTCTGTTCCGGGCTCCATCAGGCAGCACTGGCCGAGTGCTGCTGCTCATTGTTGACGGGTGGGGGTTGAACGACGACGCAGCCGCCAACCTGATAACCCAGGCCGAGACCCCGGGGCTGGATGGGCTTCTGGAACAGTTCCCCTGGACATCCCTGAAGGCCAGCGGGTCCGCCGCTGGGATGCCCGAAGGTACGGTGGGCAATTCCGAAGCCGGGCACCTTCACATCGGCGCCGGGCGTTGTATACCCTCGGACCGCCTGCGCATCGCCAGGGCCATGGACAGCGGCGAGTACCATGATAATCCGGCATTCAACTGGGCAATTGACGGGGCCTTGCGCGAAGGCAAGAAGCTCCACCTGCTTGGCATCATCTCCTTCTTTTCCTCCCACGGTTCGGTGAAGTACCTGGAGGAGTTGCTGCGCCTGTGTGCCCGGCGCAAGGTGCCCGAAGTCTACGTCCACGGTCTGCTGGGAAGGCGCGGCGAGCGCCCGGAAAGCGGAGCGGCCTACGTCAACGACGTGGAGCGTCTGTGCCGCGAGCTCGGCACCGGCAAGTTTGTTTCAGTCATCGGCCGCCACTGGGCCCTGGACCGAGAGCAGCACTGGGATCGTGTCGAGATGGCCTATCGGCTCCTCGCCTTCGGTGAAGGCCACCCGGTGCCTGACGTGGCATGA
- a CDS encoding response regulator transcription factor gives MPDKDKVLVIDDSPSDRDLASTLLRREGYEVTEAESGERGLELVELDQPNIILLDIMLPGIDGLEVCRRLRQRHEIPVLMLTAREDEVDKVVGLELGADDYVAKPFGPRELVARVRALLRRSVITERATAQKKRISFPGIEIDMPTRSVFVEGETVHLTPKEFDLLFHLASRPRRVFTREEIVEDVWGYSPPGGDLRTVDTHVKRLRKKLEEGRDVPWSLATVWGVGYKFEIGE, from the coding sequence ATGCCAGACAAGGACAAGGTTCTCGTCATCGATGATTCGCCATCTGATCGCGACCTGGCGAGCACACTGCTGCGCCGTGAAGGGTATGAGGTCACCGAGGCCGAGAGCGGCGAACGCGGGCTTGAACTGGTTGAGCTCGATCAACCCAACATCATCCTCCTGGACATTATGCTCCCGGGCATCGACGGCCTGGAAGTCTGCCGCAGGCTTCGCCAGCGCCATGAGATCCCGGTGCTCATGCTCACCGCACGTGAGGATGAGGTGGACAAGGTCGTCGGCCTCGAACTGGGCGCTGACGACTACGTGGCTAAGCCCTTTGGCCCGCGTGAGCTTGTTGCCCGGGTGCGCGCCCTATTGCGGCGCTCCGTAATCACCGAACGCGCCACCGCCCAGAAGAAGCGCATTAGCTTTCCCGGCATCGAAATTGACATGCCGACCCGTTCGGTTTTCGTCGAGGGCGAGACAGTGCATCTCACTCCCAAGGAGTTCGACCTCCTGTTCCACCTGGCATCCCGGCCGCGCAGGGTATTCACCCGCGAGGAGATCGTTGAGGATGTCTGGGGATACAGCCCGCCGGGCGGCGACTTGCGCACGGTCGACACCCACGTGAAGCGGCTGCGCAAGAAGCTGGAAGAGGGCCGCGACGTGCCATGGAGCCTTGCGACTGTGTGGGGCGTGGGCTACAAGTTCGAAATCGGGGAGTAA
- a CDS encoding PHP domain-containing protein yields the protein MKNNPFSAPGQFLKGNVHLHTTNSDGRMSPQQALDLYAGAGYDFVAITDHGKVTPTEGLQANGLLIIPGAELHQGRGELGQVHHVVALGIGDGFALPETEDLGEVLAYLRPRARFVFVAHPHWTTLTLADLLTAQDFVGVEVYNGTCDHGIGRGYSEYIWDELLVRGRRLFGLAVDDAHCHYPDTLLGWVMVKSPTRTAADVLASLEQGLFYSSNGPTIEDVAFSDGAVTVRCSPCRAIHVISPGPGRGTTTHHLQSEPGMFCEARLPVSADWNPVRIECVDEAGRKAWTNPFWFD from the coding sequence GTGAAGAATAACCCGTTCAGCGCGCCCGGCCAGTTTCTCAAGGGCAACGTCCACCTGCATACCACCAACTCCGACGGCCGAATGTCTCCCCAACAGGCGCTGGACCTGTACGCCGGGGCGGGCTATGATTTCGTGGCGATCACCGACCACGGAAAGGTGACGCCCACCGAGGGCCTCCAAGCGAACGGCCTGCTGATCATCCCGGGCGCCGAACTCCACCAGGGACGGGGCGAACTAGGGCAGGTGCACCACGTCGTGGCGCTCGGGATCGGAGACGGCTTCGCGCTTCCGGAGACTGAAGACCTGGGCGAGGTGCTCGCATATCTACGCCCGCGAGCCCGGTTCGTTTTCGTCGCCCACCCGCACTGGACAACGCTGACGCTGGCCGATCTGCTGACGGCCCAGGATTTCGTGGGCGTCGAGGTCTATAACGGCACATGTGACCATGGCATCGGTCGCGGCTACAGCGAGTACATCTGGGACGAACTGCTGGTACGCGGCAGGCGCTTGTTCGGACTTGCGGTGGATGACGCCCATTGCCACTACCCGGACACTCTGTTGGGCTGGGTGATGGTCAAGTCACCGACACGGACGGCTGCCGACGTGCTGGCTTCACTTGAGCAGGGCCTGTTCTATTCCAGCAACGGGCCGACCATAGAGGATGTGGCCTTCAGCGATGGCGCAGTGACCGTGAGATGCTCGCCGTGCCGGGCCATTCATGTCATATCCCCCGGACCGGGGCGGGGAACCACGACCCACCATCTCCAAAGCGAACCCGGAATGTTTTGCGAGGCTCGTCTGCCGGTATCTGCGGATTGGAACCCGGTGCGGATTGAGTGTGTGGATGAGGCCGGGCGTAAGGCCTGGACAAATCCATTCTGGTTCGACTGA
- a CDS encoding neutral/alkaline non-lysosomal ceramidase N-terminal domain-containing protein yields MGHLQAGVATVDITPPVGTWLAGFAGRYKGSEGIHDPLRARALVLDDGETRLLIITCDILSLAYPFIDDLKARIESECGLPPERVMVNCSHTHSGPVTRTPAAEPTADDCYILSLPLKLLGAVKMALADLKPSRIGSARTDVQIGINRRERIPGGTKLGRNPDLPVAPYVDVIRIDDMSGNPRAILFSHACHPVTRASDNYQISADFPGRAQEVVESVFPGVQAMFAQGCSGNINSEPCGGSFDDVHRLGTVLGGAVIKAAAGIESQCETRLAAAMTPTVLPLQEAPPTDVALERLEAANRALEEAQACGDPGRIKSARSFAEWNQRVYDLAKSGATNRVMRYDMQAFALGEVGIVGLPGEVFVEYQLNIAARSPFAQTLVFGVTNGCPSYIPTADEYPHGGYEVLDAIRFYGDTMIDPGLEPIILDAAHELLITVSACNGK; encoded by the coding sequence ATGGGACATCTGCAGGCCGGCGTCGCCACTGTTGACATCACCCCGCCGGTGGGAACATGGCTCGCCGGTTTCGCCGGGCGCTACAAAGGCAGTGAGGGAATCCACGATCCCCTGCGCGCCCGGGCATTGGTTCTGGACGACGGAGAAACCCGCCTGCTCATCATCACCTGCGACATCCTCAGCCTTGCTTATCCCTTCATCGATGATTTGAAGGCGCGGATTGAGTCGGAATGCGGCCTGCCGCCCGAGCGAGTGATGGTGAATTGCAGCCACACTCACTCCGGCCCCGTGACCCGCACTCCTGCCGCCGAACCGACCGCGGACGACTGCTATATCCTGAGCCTTCCGCTCAAGCTGCTGGGAGCCGTGAAGATGGCCCTCGCCGACCTAAAACCCTCGCGCATAGGCTCGGCGCGGACAGACGTGCAGATCGGCATCAATCGCCGCGAGCGCATCCCCGGAGGGACGAAACTTGGCCGCAACCCGGACTTGCCGGTGGCGCCATACGTGGACGTGATCCGCATTGATGACATGTCCGGCAATCCCCGTGCCATTCTCTTCTCCCACGCCTGCCACCCCGTGACCCGCGCTTCCGACAACTATCAGATCAGCGCCGACTTCCCCGGCCGTGCGCAGGAGGTCGTGGAGTCTGTTTTCCCCGGCGTGCAGGCCATGTTCGCACAGGGTTGCTCGGGCAACATCAACAGCGAGCCCTGCGGCGGAAGCTTCGACGATGTCCACCGCCTCGGCACGGTTCTCGGGGGTGCGGTCATCAAGGCTGCGGCAGGCATTGAGAGCCAGTGCGAGACCCGCCTTGCTGCGGCGATGACCCCCACCGTCTTGCCGCTTCAGGAAGCCCCGCCGACGGATGTGGCACTCGAGCGCCTGGAAGCCGCGAACCGCGCCCTGGAGGAAGCACAGGCATGCGGCGACCCTGGACGCATCAAGAGCGCACGCAGTTTTGCAGAATGGAACCAGCGAGTGTATGACCTGGCGAAAAGTGGTGCAACGAATCGTGTGATGCGGTATGATATGCAGGCTTTCGCGCTGGGTGAGGTCGGCATCGTCGGCCTTCCAGGCGAAGTCTTTGTCGAGTACCAACTCAACATTGCAGCGCGCTCGCCATTCGCCCAGACCCTGGTTTTCGGGGTCACGAACGGGTGTCCCAGTTACATTCCAACCGCCGACGAGTATCCCCACGGCGGGTACGAGGTGCTGGACGCCATCCGATTCTACGGCGATACGATGATCGACCCGGGGCTTGAGCCGATCATCCTGGATGCAGCCCACGAGCTGCTGATCACCGTCTCGGCCTGCAATGGGAAATGA
- a CDS encoding M20/M25/M40 family metallo-hydrolase, with amino-acid sequence MIQRNQLVSEFCELVRINSLSLREKALAELLAAKLIDMGLSVEFDDADKALGGQVGNLIAKLPATRLGPTLMLQSHMDTVEPGEGIEPVINGNLVCSAGETILGADAKAGITVILNAVREVIAKGIDHGELQIVFCIAEETGLHGAYHLDYSRISPDFAFVFDGGKPAGRMTTAAPSAYKMTFRMKGLAAHAGVHPERGVSAIQAAASGISRMRLGRIDFETTANIGVIEGGQARNIVPDSCTLLAEARSHDDVKLDAQLAHMVMCLEHAAKESGATFLEPEVATSYRSFKLADDSPIVQIGWQAAEAIGLEPGTEPGGGGSDANVFNEKGIPSVICATGAQGAHTTAETADIDEMLNCAHWLVEIIRRA; translated from the coding sequence ATGATCCAGCGCAACCAACTCGTATCCGAGTTCTGCGAGCTCGTGCGTATCAACAGCCTGTCGTTGCGGGAGAAGGCGCTGGCAGAACTGCTTGCGGCGAAACTCATCGACATGGGATTGTCGGTGGAGTTCGATGACGCCGACAAGGCGCTGGGCGGCCAGGTCGGTAACCTCATCGCCAAGCTCCCGGCGACTCGTCTTGGCCCGACGCTCATGCTCCAGTCCCATATGGACACGGTGGAGCCCGGCGAGGGTATTGAGCCGGTCATCAACGGCAACCTCGTATGCAGCGCCGGGGAGACGATTCTCGGCGCCGACGCCAAGGCCGGCATCACAGTGATCCTCAACGCGGTGCGGGAAGTCATCGCGAAAGGAATTGATCACGGCGAGCTGCAGATCGTCTTCTGCATCGCTGAAGAGACCGGTCTGCATGGAGCCTACCACCTGGACTACAGCAGGATCAGCCCCGATTTCGCCTTTGTCTTCGACGGCGGCAAGCCCGCCGGGCGCATGACCACCGCCGCGCCTTCGGCGTACAAGATGACTTTCCGCATGAAGGGTCTCGCAGCTCATGCCGGAGTGCATCCGGAGCGAGGTGTCAGCGCGATCCAGGCAGCTGCCAGCGGGATCTCGCGGATGAGGCTGGGCAGGATCGACTTCGAGACCACCGCCAATATCGGCGTCATCGAGGGCGGGCAGGCACGGAATATCGTGCCCGACTCGTGCACCCTCCTTGCCGAGGCCCGCAGCCATGATGATGTCAAACTCGATGCCCAACTGGCGCACATGGTGATGTGCCTGGAGCACGCGGCGAAGGAATCGGGCGCGACCTTCCTGGAACCGGAGGTCGCCACCTCATACCGCAGCTTCAAGCTCGCCGATGATTCGCCCATCGTACAGATCGGCTGGCAGGCGGCGGAGGCCATCGGCCTGGAACCCGGCACCGAACCGGGCGGCGGCGGAAGCGACGCCAACGTGTTCAACGAGAAAGGCATCCCGTCTGTCATCTGCGCCACCGGCGCACAAGGCGCCCACACCACTGCGGAGACCGCGGATATCGACGAGATGCTCAACTGCGCGCACTGGCTCGTGGAGATCATTCGCCGCGCATGA
- a CDS encoding CBS domain-containing protein: protein MAVAKKKKFVKEIMTKGTKAKPLVTCGPKHKVADAMKLMVTNKVSGLPVVDEAGKVVGVITEADVMTARKTSTVKSTMTAEPITVGADATIKEAADLLIDKKIKRALVVKEDGTLWGVVSRTDIIKSML from the coding sequence ATGGCAGTGGCGAAGAAGAAGAAGTTCGTGAAGGAGATCATGACGAAGGGGACCAAGGCGAAGCCGTTGGTCACCTGCGGCCCGAAGCATAAGGTCGCGGACGCCATGAAGTTGATGGTGACCAACAAGGTCAGTGGGCTACCGGTCGTGGACGAAGCCGGGAAGGTCGTCGGCGTGATCACCGAGGCGGATGTGATGACCGCGCGGAAGACCTCCACCGTAAAGTCGACAATGACCGCGGAGCCCATCACAGTCGGAGCCGATGCGACCATCAAAGAGGCCGCTGACCTGCTGATCGACAAGAAGATCAAGCGCGCGCTGGTTGTGAAGGAAGACGGCACCCTGTGGGGTGTGGTGAGCCGCACGGACATCATCAAGTCCATGCTGTAG
- the ilvC gene encoding ketol-acid reductoisomerase, which translates to MAAKMFYDDDADLSLLDGKKVGIIGYGIQGSAQSLCLRDSGVEVIIAELPGTPNFDRAVADGWEVHDTETVAKEADLIQILTQDHVQPVVYKKFIEPNLVEGNALIFSHGFNIRFGTIVPPPFVDVFMVAPKGPGALVRECYLADTGVPSLVAIEQDATGKALDIALAYAKALKATKAGVIRTTFTEETETDLFGEQAVLCGGVSELITAGFDTLVEAGYQPEIAYFEVCHELKLIMDLIYNYGIQGMRERVSDTATYGDLSRGKRIITDETRAEMKKMLEEIQTGQFAREWTLENMSGRMVYNSQLNAGKQTLIEKVGSELRAMMPFLKKE; encoded by the coding sequence ATGGCTGCAAAGATGTTCTACGACGACGACGCCGATCTTTCGCTTCTCGATGGGAAGAAAGTTGGGATTATCGGCTACGGTATCCAGGGCAGCGCCCAGTCCTTGTGCCTGCGCGACAGCGGCGTCGAGGTTATCATCGCCGAACTGCCCGGCACCCCTAATTTCGATCGCGCGGTGGCCGACGGCTGGGAAGTCCACGACACGGAGACGGTTGCGAAGGAAGCCGACCTGATCCAGATCCTCACCCAGGACCACGTCCAGCCCGTGGTCTACAAGAAGTTCATCGAGCCCAATCTCGTGGAGGGCAATGCCCTGATCTTCTCCCACGGGTTCAACATCCGCTTCGGCACCATCGTGCCACCGCCTTTCGTGGACGTGTTCATGGTCGCCCCCAAGGGTCCCGGCGCCCTGGTCCGAGAGTGCTACCTGGCCGACACCGGCGTTCCGTCACTGGTCGCCATCGAGCAGGATGCCACCGGCAAGGCGCTTGACATCGCGCTGGCTTATGCCAAGGCCCTCAAGGCCACCAAGGCCGGGGTCATCCGCACCACTTTCACTGAAGAGACCGAGACCGACCTGTTCGGCGAGCAGGCCGTTCTCTGCGGTGGCGTGTCCGAGCTGATCACCGCCGGATTCGACACCCTCGTCGAGGCCGGTTACCAGCCGGAGATCGCGTACTTCGAGGTCTGCCACGAGCTCAAACTCATCATGGACCTCATCTACAACTACGGCATCCAGGGCATGCGCGAGCGCGTGTCGGACACCGCTACGTACGGTGACCTTTCCCGCGGCAAGCGGATCATCACCGACGAGACCCGCGCGGAAATGAAGAAGATGCTGGAGGAAATCCAGACCGGTCAGTTCGCCCGGGAATGGACCCTCGAGAACATGTCCGGCCGCATGGTCTACAACAGCCAGCTCAACGCCGGCAAGCAGACGCTGATCGAGAAGGTCGGCTCAGAACTGCGCGCGATGATGCCCTTCCTCAAGAAGGAGTAG
- the ilvN gene encoding acetolactate synthase small subunit, producing MKHTISAMVENKPGVLARMSGLFARRGFNIDSLAVSTTEDPRISRTTITVNGDEYTLEQICNQLAKLIDVIQVIDHTTHSYVERELCLCKVASTRENRNDVLQLCQIFRADIISVAPTNLIIQVTGDEGKIDAFVRAIGDFDILEMVRTGKILLDRDTNGTQGEKA from the coding sequence ATGAAACACACCATCTCCGCGATGGTTGAGAACAAGCCGGGCGTGCTTGCGCGCATGTCGGGGCTCTTTGCGCGCCGCGGCTTCAATATCGACAGCCTGGCCGTGAGCACCACCGAAGACCCGCGCATCTCGCGCACCACCATCACCGTGAACGGCGATGAGTACACGCTGGAGCAGATCTGCAACCAGCTTGCGAAACTCATCGACGTGATCCAGGTCATCGACCATACAACGCACTCGTATGTGGAGCGCGAACTGTGCCTGTGCAAGGTGGCATCCACACGAGAGAACCGCAATGACGTACTGCAACTGTGCCAGATCTTCCGCGCAGATATCATCAGCGTTGCGCCCACGAATCTGATCATCCAGGTCACGGGAGACGAGGGCAAGATCGACGCCTTCGTGCGTGCGATTGGGGATTTCGACATCCTGGAGATGGTGCGCACGGGGAAGATACTGCTGGACCGCGACACTAACGGCACTCAGGGCGAGAAAGCCTGA
- the ilvB gene encoding biosynthetic-type acetolactate synthase large subunit: MTQTTFTGADGLLRVFEQEDVNVVFGFPGGAVIPIYDKLYHKIQDGSILHVLPRHEQGGAHAADGYARSTGKVGVVMATSGPGAMNLVTGLATAYMDSVPMVAITGQVKTHAIGKDAFQEADTIGVTMPITKHNYLLKNACDLPDVVREAFYIARSGRPGPVLIDVPFDVSAAPCTWHDRGFSPIPGYDPPGPGDPELVRKAAEMINAAEKPILYIGGGVISSGASDLLRELAHKANICVVHTTMGKGAFPETDPLSMGMPGMHGMAYASHALQHAGLIICIGARFDDRVTGDPSKFAPEAKVIHIDVDRAEINKVRRADVGIHGDAKKVLEQLVPQVNPRQPGQWEAHLDEWRRTHPLSYNTDPEDGIAPQYIVETLGEVTGNEAIVTTEVGQNQMWACQYYKCIRPRQFLTSSGLGTMGYGFPAAIGAQLGNPDKVVVDIAGDGSIQMCIQELATAVVHKLPVKIVILNNSCLGMVRQWQDLFYEKRYSATLLTGNPDFVKLAEAYGAVGFRVERKEDVRATLEKSLEITDRPTIMDFRVPGEENVYPMIPAGKTFDDMMETAPVGV; encoded by the coding sequence ATGACACAGACAACATTCACCGGCGCTGACGGCCTCCTCAGAGTCTTCGAACAGGAGGACGTCAACGTGGTGTTCGGGTTCCCGGGTGGCGCCGTGATCCCGATTTATGACAAGCTCTACCACAAGATTCAGGACGGCTCGATCCTCCACGTGCTTCCCAGGCATGAGCAAGGCGGCGCGCATGCTGCGGATGGTTACGCGCGTTCCACCGGCAAGGTGGGAGTGGTCATGGCCACCAGCGGACCGGGAGCCATGAATCTGGTGACCGGACTGGCCACCGCGTACATGGATTCCGTGCCGATGGTGGCGATCACCGGCCAGGTGAAGACCCACGCTATCGGCAAGGACGCCTTCCAGGAAGCCGACACGATCGGTGTGACCATGCCGATCACTAAGCACAACTACCTGCTGAAAAACGCCTGCGACCTGCCCGACGTGGTGCGGGAGGCCTTCTACATCGCGCGCAGCGGTAGGCCCGGCCCGGTTCTCATTGACGTGCCTTTCGACGTGAGTGCCGCCCCCTGCACCTGGCACGACCGGGGGTTCAGTCCCATTCCGGGATACGATCCGCCGGGGCCTGGCGACCCCGAACTCGTGCGCAAGGCCGCCGAGATGATCAATGCCGCGGAGAAGCCGATCCTGTACATCGGCGGCGGCGTCATTTCCTCGGGCGCATCCGACTTGCTACGCGAGCTTGCCCATAAGGCCAACATCTGCGTGGTGCACACCACCATGGGCAAAGGCGCCTTCCCGGAGACCGACCCGCTGTCTATGGGCATGCCAGGGATGCACGGGATGGCGTACGCCAGCCACGCGCTGCAGCATGCCGGGCTCATCATCTGCATCGGCGCGCGTTTTGACGACCGCGTCACCGGCGACCCGAGCAAGTTCGCGCCGGAAGCGAAGGTTATCCACATTGACGTGGACCGCGCAGAAATCAACAAGGTGCGCCGCGCCGACGTGGGCATCCACGGCGACGCGAAAAAGGTCCTGGAACAACTCGTGCCCCAGGTCAACCCGCGGCAGCCGGGACAGTGGGAAGCGCACCTCGACGAGTGGCGCCGCACCCACCCACTGAGCTACAACACAGATCCGGAAGACGGCATCGCCCCGCAATACATCGTGGAGACACTGGGCGAAGTCACGGGCAATGAGGCCATCGTGACTACCGAGGTGGGCCAGAACCAGATGTGGGCGTGCCAGTACTACAAGTGCATTCGCCCGCGCCAGTTCCTTACATCCAGCGGGCTGGGGACCATGGGTTACGGCTTCCCCGCGGCAATTGGCGCGCAACTGGGCAATCCGGACAAGGTGGTTGTGGACATCGCCGGCGACGGTTCGATCCAGATGTGCATCCAGGAGCTTGCCACGGCGGTGGTCCACAAGTTGCCGGTGAAGATCGTAATCCTGAACAACTCCTGCCTGGGCATGGTGCGCCAGTGGCAGGACCTGTTTTATGAGAAGCGCTACAGCGCAACGCTCCTGACCGGCAACCCGGACTTCGTGAAACTCGCTGAAGCTTACGGCGCTGTCGGGTTCAGGGTGGAGCGCAAGGAAGACGTGCGCGCGACGCTTGAGAAGTCGCTGGAGATCACGGATCGCCCGACCATCATGGACTTCCGAGTACCCGGTGAGGAGAACGTGTACCCAATGATCCCGGCCGGCAAGACCTTCGATGACATGATGGAAACCGCACCCGTGGGCGTGTGA